TGCGATGGACCGGTGAGCGCGCGGATGCGCTGCCGGCCGCGCTCGATGTAGCCGATGACGCGGTCTCGATCCACGTCGAGGTGGGCGGCCGGACGGACATTTACCGCCGTGAGGGCGAATGCCTGCTCGTCGCGTCGGATCACCTGCCGCGCGCTGAGCGGCTGCTCGGTCGACAGCCGCTTGAGCGAGAACCTGGCGAGCGCGACGTCGAGACACAAGAGCGATCCCTCGAGATGCCACGGCGCGCCGCCGCCGACGCGCTCGGCCGGAAGGGTCCAGGCGGGAGCCTGCGGACCGACGGCCAGGCCCTGCAGGCGAAAGTCGTGATCATCGGCGGGGTTCGGCCCGAGGAGGGTATTGTTCTCCGGGTCGCCGATGTGCGCGGCATAGGCCAGCGAGCGAAGGGCGCCGGCCAGCAGCCCGTCGTCGGGCGCTTTTGCCCGGAGTCCGAGGCCGTCGTCCAGCCGCGGCCCCGTGAGCTTCTCGCGAACCTTCAGCAACCGAGACAACTCGGCACTCGCTGGATCGATTCGGTAGGTCTGGTCCTCCCACCGCACGATTGTCATCGCCCGCGCGTCGGCTGAACGTGCGCCGGCAAGCGCGTGGAGCACGACGTCCTCGGCCGATTCCGGCGCGCCGATGCCGACGGTCTCCCGGAGCGGCGGCAGCAGGCGCGTGACGATCCAGTCGGCGACGCTCGGGCCGAATCCCTTGCCGGGTTCGAAGGGCAGTCCGATCAGCGACTCGACGAGGCTCACAGCATCCGCGTGATCGAGCACTCCATGGAACGAGCACCGATCGATGACCGCCAGTGCCCCCTGGAACTGCGACAGCGCAACGACCAGCCGCTTGTCGTCGCCGATCGCCGACATGGCCTCGGCCCTTCGGGCGGCCGCCACGTAAGTCCCGGCCCGAACGACGCCGATGCGCTCGAGCGTCAGGTGCAGCGCTTCGAAACGGGCGTAGCTGCGGACGGCTCGGAGGACCGACGATCCGTCCGACGCCGCGTTGCCGAAGAGGCGCTGCGCGAAGCAGACGGCATGGGACCGCAGCCGACGCACCCGCGGTTCGTGAGCGAGGACGACGCGTGCCAGCGTCGCGGCATCGACAACCGCGTCGTCGCCGGCGCCGGCGTCTGTCGACAGGTTCTCGCCGAACACGTCCTCCCAGAACCGCCTGGCCGAAGGCGGAGACAGCCGTCCCTGCGGCGTCACCTCCACGAGTGACAGCAGCAGCCGCAGGTCGCCCGAGCGGCGCGAGAAGGGGCCGATTTCGAGCGACCACGCGGGGTCGACCGTCGTCGCGGTATTGTAGAGCTCTCGCAGGTGCTTGATCCCGCTTTTCGAGTCGGAATTCGGAAGACCGAGCGCGAACTGGAGGCGCGGGCCGTTCAGTTGCGCAATCGTCGTGTAGAAGGCCGCCAGCCGGCCGGCGTCGCGCGTGAGGAGGTGGCGGATGAACGACGCTGGGTCGTCCGGTTTCGCCCCCACCAGCGCCGCCCACCACGGCTCGGCGATCTGGCCGCCCGGCACCAGCACGCGGCCCGCCGAAACGCGGAGGCCCGGTGCGGTGGCTGCGAAGGCACCGGGCGTGACACGGTCGACCAACAGGAGAAGATCGCGGCTGCGGCCGATGAACTGCAATGTGTCCGCGTCGAGCGCCGCAAGGCCGTAGTAGACGAGGCTGGCTGCCCGATCGAGGAGAACCACCGACAGCAGGTGCTCTTCGCTGACCTGTTCTTGCAGGATGATGTCCCGCCAGATCGCGGGAGTGAGCGGAAGCGGCAAGTCGTCCGCGATATCGGTCGACGCCTGTGCGCGAGCGGTCGCACCAAGGTAGGCGAGCAGCCCGTCCCGACGCGAGATCGAGGGAGCGTCCTGAGGCAACTCGCCGTGGAGCACTCGGACCAGTTCGAGCGGCACCCGAGCCGGCTCGACGTGCGCGTCGAATCCGGCCAGGCGTGCCAGCGCTTCGACCGAGCCGGCGAACCGCACGGTGGCCCACTCGGGTACACGCCGGTCTGTCGTCGCCGCGTCCGCAGGCGAGCCGCCCGACCAGACGACCGGCAGCATGAGGATCGTGCAACAGACCGCGCGGGCCACGAGCATGATGAGGACCGGGGACCTTACAGGCCGGATGTAGCCGCATGCTATGTGGGGATCGGCGGAGTGTCAAGGTGGCTGGCTCGCTTCTCGAGGGGATTTGGTCTTCGATCTTTCCTTCATCTTCCCTTGATGTGGGACGTGTGACTCTGCCCGACGCCGCCGGCGGCAGCCAGGCGCAACCCGGAGACCTCCCTCTCCGTGCTCGTGGAACAGCTCTGTCGGGAGAGATCGGGCGCCTGACGAGGGGCGCCAACGACCTTGTCGCGAGTTGCTGCAGGCGGCTCCTCAGTCGCCCGTCGGAACGACACCCGCCGCCTCAACCATCAGGATCACGCTTCGTTCGGGCGCACGCGTCCGGTGCATCACGCCGCGCGGCACGGTGATGCCCTGGCGGGGGAGGAGTTCGACGGACCTGGCTTCGAGGTCCACGATGAGGCGACCTTCGACGACGTAGAAGAACTCGTCCTCGTGGTCGTGCTTGTGCCAGTGATACTCGCCGTGGAGGACGCCAAGCCGCACGACGGCATCGTTCACGCGGGTCAGCGTCTGGTTGTACCAGGAGTCCGTGCAGGCTTCGACCAGTTTCTGCACGTCCACGGTTTCGAGCGGCTGATAGTAGACGTTGAGGAACGTCTTGTACGGGTACTGTGCCGGGTCGGCCATCTGGCTGTCCTCCTGCAGGCGCGCGCATGCCCAGAACAGAGTGCCAGCAAGCGGCCCCCGAGGGCAACGTCGGCGCCACCGCAGCAAAAGGCAGCGTTCGGGTCGTCCCGTCGCTACCGCTTCTCCGCCACCATCCGGACGAGCCGCGTCGGCTGCGGGTCCCAGTCCGACATCCCCTCGGCGTCTTCGAATCGAACGAGACGAAAGGCATCGAAGGCGCGCCGGAGGTCGGCCGGGTCGATGTCCACCGGCCGACGGCGGGGTGCGGCGCTGTCGGATGCGAAACTCTCGACCACCACGAGGCCGCCGGGCTTTACCGCGCGATGCAGCCGTCCGGCATAGGCAGGATCCGTGATGGCGACTGGACCGTAGATCACCGCGATCAGGTCCCAGGCGTGCTCGCCAAAATCGAATCCCTCGTCCGACTCGCGGCAGAGCGTCAACTGAACGCCATTCCGCTCCGCGTTCGCCCGCGCGACGGCGAGTCCCTCCTCGGACACGTCGATGCCCGTCACGTCCCACCCGGCGGCCGCCAGCGCCACCGCGTTGCGGCCGTGACCGACCGCCACTTCCAGCGCGCGCCCAGGTGCACGTGATGCAGCCACCGCCATCAGCAGGGCGTTTGCCTGCCCGGTGACATTGGGCGCACCGCTTGCGTAGATTCGGTCGAACAGCAGCGGCCAGGCCTCGGAGCGGCGCCGCATCTGCGCGAGCAGCCCGCCAATCCGCCGCTGCACGTCGCCCTGTGCCAGGCCCTCGGCCGAAAGCGCCTGCCCGTAGTGCTTGAGCATCTCCTCGGGCCCGGGCAGCGGGGGAGCCGTCTGTAGGAAACGCAGGAAGTGCTGCCACACGCCCTCGTCTGGAGGCGGCCCCTCGGCGGGGCTGCCGTGAAGACGATGGCGACCGCCGGGCGTCGAGCCGTCGAACTCGTTCGACTTCCGTCGCGGAATGCTCAGCGTCTGCCACCGCGGTCCGGCATAGTGCTTCGCCAGCAGAACGATCTGGCCCACGTGAGCCGCATAGTGCGTCAACTGCCGGTTGACTGCCTGGAGCACCGAGTGCGCCTCACCCCGAATTCGCACGGTCTGCTGCAGGTCTCCCGGCGCGAGCGAAGTGATCGCGTCGAAGACGCGCGTCCAGCCGTCCTCCCACGCGGCCGTGATGGCGGCGCGCGTCTCGCCCGGCTGGTTGACGAACTCGTTGTCTCGTTCGCGGTCCGGCTTCTCGCCGTCCGACGTGAGAAAGTCCGTCCACCGGGAGCGCATGTTCCCGGCCAGGTGCTTCATGATGAGCGCGATGCTGTTCGTCTCGGCGTCCAGCGTGGCGAACAGGTGGCCATCGTCAACCTGTGCGATCGCCTTGTCGGCCTGCGCCTTGAGCTTCCGCAACTGCAGGAGCGCATCGTCGAGAACGTGCTGCTCGGTGGTCATGGCTTGCCCTTTCGCGCTTCCTCCTCGCGAGTGCGGGCGGGAGCGCTGGTGCTCGGCGAGTCAATCGGGTGACTCGCGGCCGGTACGTTCGAGTGAGAGAGGTGCAAGTGATGATCAGAACCGATCGCCGCGTCCGGCGCAAGCCCGAGCCGCAGGATGAGCGTGCGCTACGGACGCGCGGTCGATTCGAACCGGGGTCAGCCAGCCCGGGTGCCGTTGGGAACCGCTCGCTCCGGTGTGGCCAGGACTGGGGTGATGCCGTCCGCGAACCCGATATCGAACAGCATGCCTTGCGAGACCTCGCCCGCCATGCGCTTGGGCTCGAGGTTGACGACGAAGAGCGCTTGCAGCCCGACGATCTCCTGCGGATTGGCGCGTTCCAGCTTCATGCCGGCGAGGATCGTGCGCTGGTGGTCGCCGAAGTCCACCGTGAGCCTGAGGAGCTTGTTCGACGTCGGGACTTCGTCGATCGTGACGATCGTGCCGACTCTGACATCGAGCTTCTGAACATCACCAAGCGCGATGGTTGGCTTGACCGGTGCCTGCGTGAATTGGTCCACTCGTCTTCCTCCCTCAATCCCCGCCGAGCGTTCGCGCGACAGCCACAACCGCGGCCATGCGCTCCCGCGTCTTCCCCGGGTCGAAGTGCCGGCCCTGCTCCTCCCACTGCGCGTACGCGCCCGTGGCATAGGCCGACGTTGCCAGCAACCCGAGTACGGCGTCTCTCGCACCGGGTTTGCCGAGGACGACCTTGGCGCCGGCCTCGTCGGCCGCCTTGACGCGGGCCGCCCGGTCGAATTCCTCGTCACCGATCTCGACGTCGCGAAAACCGAACAGCGCCTTGCCCATGCGTGTGAACACACCCTCCGAGCCGATGCGCAAGTCGAACGGCAGCGGCTTCGGGTAGTCGGCCCGGACCACCGTGTACTTCGTGTTGGTCTTTCCCGAACCGCGAGAGTCGGGGTAGATGGTGACCTCGACACCATCGGCCGTGCCGGCGATGCACAGGGCTCCCTTTGCCGGCAGTTCGGCCCACTTGCGCAGACCGGCAGGAATCTTCTCGCGCGCCTCGCGTGCGGCCTGGCGCAGTGTCGTTGGAATTGTCCGGTCGACCGCTTCCATCCCTTCCAGGAGCTCGAACCCCAGGGCGGCCGCCAATTGCCTGACTCCCGCGTCGGCCCTGCGCCGCTGCCTTCGGACCAGCGCACCGCCGACGATGACAATCAGCAGCATCCAGACGACGATGTAGAGGATGGGCATAGTGAACCTGAAGAGTTAGGTGCCGCGACCCGCAGGCCGGACACCGCGCGCTCGTCGTGGTCTTGCCGGGGCGCTCCAATTGTCCTCGTGTCGCAAACAGCGTGCAAGGACCACGGTCACTACTTGACGCGGGCCGACATCAGGAGCGAAAAGCCGTCGAAGCGGTATTCGAGGTAGCCGTCGGTTGGGACGGCCTTCACCCGGCGCGCCGCCACGTCGCGCAGCGCATCGTCGAGCCGCGTCAGGTACTTCGGATCGGCGACCGGGAGGTTGTGCGCCGGGAGCAGCAGGTCGAGTGTCGGCACGAGGGCGGCAAGCCGCGCCACGGACGCGGAATAGGCGCGGACGTTGGTCTCCGGGATGTAGAGGTAGATCGGACCCAGGTAGAACGTGTCGCCTGTGAAGAGCAGCCGGTTCGCCCGGTCGAGCAGGCAGAGCGAATCAGGCGTGTGCCCGGGCGTCATCAGGACTTCGAGTTCGCGGCCGCCCAGGTCGAGGCGCTGCCCCTCGCGGACGGTTCCCGTCGCGCGCCACGGCCTGATCCGGTAGGACGCGCGGGTCACGCCGGCGGGCAGCGGCCCGCACAGCCGCTCGGGCGCGAGCGCATCCCAGGCGGCGTAGTCGTTGGTGGCGCCGGCCGCGTTCTTTCGCGCGTAGTCCACGTCCACGTTCAGGATCCGGGGAAAGTCGGCGTTGCCCCCCACGTGGTCGAAGTGCGTGTGGGAGTTCAGCACGGTGACCGGCAGGCTCGTCAGGCGGGACACGACCTCGTGCATGTTCCCGACGCCGATCCCGGTGTCGAACAGCAGCGCCTGCCTCGTGCCGACGATGACGTACGAGATGACCTCTTCCCACTGGCGCGGTTCGTAGATGGCGAAGACGCCGGGGCGAATGCGGTAGACCTCGAACCAGGGGTCGGCAGACGGCACGCGCGCGAGCGACGCGTAGCCCGGACGCGGCAACTGCCGGCACCACCCAGGCCTCAGGGGCTCGTCGCGCGCGGCCTGCCCCGCGATCGGCGCACCGGGAAGGGCCAGCAGGCCCCACACGGCCACGTACGCCAGGACGAGACGCGATCGGCGGTGCACCATCGGCGCGATTATAGCCCGCGCCGCTGCAGTCGCACCGTGCGGGGTCCAGTTGCCGTTCCACCTCCCGGCGTTCCTGTGCCTGCGGGCGCAGGGTGCCGCGCAGGCCGATGTCCTCGGCTTCTACCCCCCGCACGATGCCGCCGTCGTGGCAGCGGGGGAGGCGTTTGTGGCGGACGGCGCGATGGGGTCGGCCGTTGGCCTCGTCCCGCTGGTTGCGTGCGCCAATTTCTCGGGTCTTCTGCCCGCCCGCGGGGCGGCTCGTCTGGGAGCTTCACGGCCTCTGTCGACGGCCCGCCGGCGCCTGCGGGGATGATGCAGGTTCGCCGCCTGCGGGTGAGCGAGGACTTCTTCACCACGATGGGCGTGCCGATCCTGCGCGGAGACGCCACTCCACCGCGCCTGCAGTCGTGGGCCGCAGCTGGACGAAGCTGCTGGTCTCGGTCCATCGAGGCAGATGGAATGCTCGGCAGGGACACCGATCGGCTCCTGACCCGATTTCGCGACCAGCCCAGTGACGGAGCCGGGATCGGCGATACGCGTCAGAGCCTGGACTGTTGACATACATAGAACAACAATGTATAAGACTTCTACGTATGAACGTGAGCAAGGACCTGGTTGCTGCTTCCGCCACGCCGCTCGTGCTCGCCATCCTTGCCGAAGGCGACAGTTACGGCTACGCCATCATCAAGCGGGTGGCCGAGTTGTCAGGCGGCCACCTGCAGTGGACCGACGGCATGCTCTATCCGGTGCTGCACCGGCTCGAGCGCCAAGGTCATGTCGCGGCGAAGTGGTCCGCGCCCGAGAACGGCCGCAGGCGCAAGTACTACCGAATCACTAGAGAAGGCCGAGCGCAGCTCGCCGCCCAGCGGCAGCAGTGGAAGGCCGTGGACGGTACCCTGCGGGGTATCTGGATGCAGGTGTGCACGGTATGACGACCTTCTCCGATCAACCGATCGAGGAACAAATCGCGCAGTGGCGGGAGTACTTACGCCGCCGGCAGGCCGTTCACGGTCCCGACGTGGAGGAGCTCGAGGGACATCTGCGCGACCAGCTGGTGGCGCTCACCGACGCCGGCCTGGCAGGAGATGAAGCGTTCCTGATCGCGGTCAAGCGCATGGGCAGCCTCGATGCGCTGTCACGCGAGTTCGCGCGCGCGCATTCCGAGCGGCTGTGGAAGCAGTTGGTCATCGCGCCCGGCGATGATGAGCCGGCGAACGCCTCATACGCCGAGACGCTCGTCGTCCTGAGTCTCGCCGTCGCCGCGGCGTTGGCCGTCAAGGTGCCGGCGCTGTTCGGTCTTCGGATCGACAGTGGTGGAGAACCGTTCTACTTCCGCAACGCCAGTCTGTTCGTCTTGCCGCTGCTGACGATCTACTTCGTGTGGAAGCGTGGGTTGAGCGTTGCGGGCGGCCTCTGGCTCGCGCTGCCCTTCGCGGCCGGTGCTGTTTTCGCCAACGTCTTCCCCTTCCCCAAGGGCAGTCACACTGAGGTGCTGACCAGTCTGCACCTGCCAATCGCCCTCTGGATGGCCGTGGGCTTCGCGTACGTCCGAGGCCGCTGGTTCGCCGACGGTGGACGCATGAACTTCGTCCGGTTCTCGGGCGAGCTGGCGATCTACTACGTGCTCATCGCGCTCGGTGGGGGCGTCCTCACCGGCTTTACGATGACGATGTTCAAGGCCATCGAGATGAACGCCGGGTGGTTCGTCGGGGGCTGGCTGATCCCGTGCGGGGCGGCGGGGGCCGTCATCATCGGGTCCTGGCTCGTGGAGGCGAAACAGAGTGTCATCGAGAACATGGCACCGGTGCTGACCAGGCTGTTCGCGCCGCTGTTCACCGTGCTGCTACTGGCGTTTCTGGCGACGATGGCGTGGACAGGCAGCCCCATCAACGTAAAGCGGGAGGTACTGATCGGCTTCGATCTGCTGCTGGCGGTGGTCGTCGGGCTGGTGCTCTACGCCGCGTCTGCGCGCGACCCGCAGGCACCGCCCGACCTCTTCGACGGCTTGCAGCTGCTGCTCGTGGTCAGCGCACTCGTGGTCGATGGGGTGGCGCTCGCGGCGATCGCAGCCCGCATCTCCGAGTTTGGCTTCACTCCCAACCGAGTGGCGGCTCTTGGCGAGAATCTCATTCTGCTCGTCAACCTGGCG
This DNA window, taken from Vicinamibacterales bacterium, encodes the following:
- a CDS encoding cupin domain-containing protein, which gives rise to MADPAQYPYKTFLNVYYQPLETVDVQKLVEACTDSWYNQTLTRVNDAVVRLGVLHGEYHWHKHDHEDEFFYVVEGRLIVDLEARSVELLPRQGITVPRGVMHRTRAPERSVILMVEAAGVVPTGD
- a CDS encoding helix-turn-helix transcriptional regulator; the protein is MNVSKDLVAASATPLVLAILAEGDSYGYAIIKRVAELSGGHLQWTDGMLYPVLHRLERQGHVAAKWSAPENGRRRKYYRITREGRAQLAAQRQQWKAVDGTLRGIWMQVCTV
- a CDS encoding DUF1572 family protein; translated protein: MTTEQHVLDDALLQLRKLKAQADKAIAQVDDGHLFATLDAETNSIALIMKHLAGNMRSRWTDFLTSDGEKPDRERDNEFVNQPGETRAAITAAWEDGWTRVFDAITSLAPGDLQQTVRIRGEAHSVLQAVNRQLTHYAAHVGQIVLLAKHYAGPRWQTLSIPRRKSNEFDGSTPGGRHRLHGSPAEGPPPDEGVWQHFLRFLQTAPPLPGPEEMLKHYGQALSAEGLAQGDVQRRIGGLLAQMRRRSEAWPLLFDRIYASGAPNVTGQANALLMAVAASRAPGRALEVAVGHGRNAVALAAAGWDVTGIDVSEEGLAVARANAERNGVQLTLCRESDEGFDFGEHAWDLIAVIYGPVAITDPAYAGRLHRAVKPGGLVVVESFASDSAAPRRRPVDIDPADLRRAFDAFRLVRFEDAEGMSDWDPQPTRLVRMVAEKR
- a CDS encoding permease prefix domain 1-containing protein, whose translation is MTTFSDQPIEEQIAQWREYLRRRQAVHGPDVEELEGHLRDQLVALTDAGLAGDEAFLIAVKRMGSLDALSREFARAHSERLWKQLVIAPGDDEPANASYAETLVVLSLAVAAALAVKVPALFGLRIDSGGEPFYFRNASLFVLPLLTIYFVWKRGLSVAGGLWLALPFAAGAVFANVFPFPKGSHTEVLTSLHLPIALWMAVGFAYVRGRWFADGGRMNFVRFSGELAIYYVLIALGGGVLTGFTMTMFKAIEMNAGWFVGGWLIPCGAAGAVIIGSWLVEAKQSVIENMAPVLTRLFAPLFTVLLLAFLATMAWTGSPINVKREVLIGFDLLLAVVVGLVLYAASARDPQAPPDLFDGLQLLLVVSALVVDGVALAAIAARISEFGFTPNRVAALGENLILLVNLAWSAWLYARFLRRRGSFAALERWQITYLPVYCAWAALVVVLFPPLFGYR
- a CDS encoding MBL fold metallo-hydrolase gives rise to the protein MVHRRSRLVLAYVAVWGLLALPGAPIAGQAARDEPLRPGWCRQLPRPGYASLARVPSADPWFEVYRIRPGVFAIYEPRQWEEVISYVIVGTRQALLFDTGIGVGNMHEVVSRLTSLPVTVLNSHTHFDHVGGNADFPRILNVDVDYARKNAAGATNDYAAWDALAPERLCGPLPAGVTRASYRIRPWRATGTVREGQRLDLGGRELEVLMTPGHTPDSLCLLDRANRLLFTGDTFYLGPIYLYIPETNVRAYSASVARLAALVPTLDLLLPAHNLPVADPKYLTRLDDALRDVAARRVKAVPTDGYLEYRFDGFSLLMSARVK